In Polaribacter sp. L3A8, a genomic segment contains:
- a CDS encoding PPC domain-containing DNA-binding protein, whose protein sequence is MKKSILIVLCITVSFLANAQSNSKLYTYKQFGNKYVISIQNHAEITKAITAFVKEQDIKAGTIVGMGAVNEATLRFFDPATKEFVDKTFSEQMEITNLTGNISQKDGKHYVHMHVTLGRNDYTALAGHFLTAKINGAGEFVIESFDGTVDRYYDEDTGLNLYKF, encoded by the coding sequence ATGAAAAAGTCAATTTTAATAGTATTGTGTATTACGGTATCTTTTTTAGCAAATGCACAATCAAATTCTAAACTATACACCTACAAGCAGTTTGGTAACAAGTACGTTATAAGCATTCAAAACCATGCTGAGATTACAAAAGCAATCACTGCGTTTGTTAAAGAACAGGATATAAAAGCAGGAACAATTGTAGGTATGGGGGCTGTTAATGAAGCTACTTTACGATTTTTTGATCCAGCTACTAAAGAGTTTGTAGATAAAACGTTTTCCGAACAAATGGAGATTACCAACTTAACCGGTAATATATCTCAAAAAGATGGAAAACACTACGTACACATGCATGTAACACTTGGACGTAACGATTACACGGCATTAGCGGGACACTTTCTTACAGCCAAAATTAATGGAGCTGGAGAATTTGTTATAGAAAGTTTTGATGGAACGGTTGATCGCTATTATGATGAGGATACTGGTCTAAACCTGTACAAGTTTTAG
- a CDS encoding putative quinol monooxygenase has protein sequence MSELKIIATIIVKPEFKEDVLNMLQTVTDATRKEEGNISYVLHEDINNSAKVIILEEWKSQEAIDFHNQTDHFLILKNELGKKADSLSIDIIRASY, from the coding sequence ATGAGCGAATTAAAAATTATAGCTACAATTATTGTAAAACCCGAATTTAAGGAAGATGTTTTAAATATGTTGCAAACCGTAACGGATGCCACACGGAAAGAAGAAGGTAATATCTCTTATGTATTACATGAAGATATTAATAATAGCGCAAAGGTCATCATTCTAGAAGAATGGAAATCTCAGGAAGCGATTGACTTTCATAATCAAACAGATCATTTTTTAATACTAAAGAACGAACTTGGAAAAAAGGCCGATAGTTTATCGATAGATATAATAAGAGCGTCTTATTAA
- a CDS encoding cupin domain-containing protein: MNRKNFIRLLGLTPLIFPVSKLFANSDKQNHYEKFYFKDDGLIPNSKLPLLLIKDALPKNEKNPSQWFLQTFKSNNWTNSWTNGIYPFHHYHSTSHEVLGIYSGEAIIHLGGEQGEKIKVTKGDVIIIPAGVGHKKIESLNLGVVGAYPDGRDWDLMRGAKGERPAADKNILSLPIPNEDPLLGKRGGLVKIWFK, encoded by the coding sequence ATGAATAGAAAAAATTTTATACGCTTATTGGGGTTAACGCCATTGATATTTCCTGTTTCAAAATTATTTGCCAATAGTGACAAACAAAACCACTATGAGAAATTTTATTTTAAAGATGATGGACTAATACCTAATAGTAAATTACCATTACTTCTTATTAAAGATGCTTTGCCAAAAAACGAAAAGAATCCTAGCCAATGGTTTTTACAAACTTTCAAATCCAATAATTGGACCAATTCATGGACAAACGGTATCTACCCTTTTCACCATTACCATAGTACCTCTCATGAAGTTTTGGGAATATATTCTGGTGAAGCGATCATTCATTTAGGAGGAGAGCAAGGTGAAAAAATTAAAGTTACCAAAGGAGATGTTATTATTATACCTGCTGGTGTTGGCCACAAAAAAATTGAAAGTTTAAATCTTGGTGTAGTAGGTGCGTATCCTGATGGTCGTGACTGGGATCTAATGCGGGGGGCTAAAGGAGAGCGTCCAGCTGCAGATAAAAATATATTGTCACTACCAATACCCAATGAAGATCCGCTTTTAGGTAAACGTGGTGGATTAGTCAAAATTTGGTTTAAATAA
- a CDS encoding glycoside hydrolase family 43 protein, producing the protein MPEESIEHINFDELNKKAISQPLVSHIYTADPSAHVFDGKIYIYPSHDIDAGEAFDDLGSHFAMEDYHVLSMDTIDSKAVDNGLALHVKDVPWAKQQMWAPDANEKDGKYYLFFPAKAHDDIFRIGVAISDSPTGPFKAESEAIKGSFSIDPAVFKDDDGSCYMYFGGLWGGQLQRWRTGEFRADQPESPTAFIPEDNEPALLPYVAKMTDNLLEFDEKAKEVEIIDENGDLLLAKDIDRRFFEAAWMHKHNGKYYFSYSTGDTHFICYAIGDNPYGPFTYAGKVLEPVVGWTSHHSICNVDGKDYLFYHDSSLSKGVTHLRSVKVIEINYNSDGTIQTIEPYRD; encoded by the coding sequence ATGCCAGAAGAAAGTATAGAACACATCAATTTTGATGAATTAAATAAAAAAGCCATTTCACAACCATTAGTGTCTCATATATATACTGCAGATCCATCTGCACATGTATTTGATGGTAAAATATATATATATCCATCTCATGATATTGATGCCGGAGAAGCTTTTGATGATTTAGGAAGCCATTTTGCTATGGAAGATTATCATGTACTATCTATGGATACTATAGATAGTAAGGCTGTAGACAATGGTTTGGCTTTACATGTAAAAGACGTTCCTTGGGCAAAACAACAAATGTGGGCACCAGATGCAAATGAAAAAGATGGGAAATATTATTTGTTTTTTCCAGCAAAAGCACACGATGATATTTTTAGAATTGGTGTTGCAATAAGCGATTCTCCAACAGGACCTTTTAAAGCAGAATCAGAAGCAATTAAAGGTAGTTTTTCTATAGACCCAGCTGTTTTTAAAGACGATGATGGTAGTTGTTATATGTACTTTGGTGGTCTTTGGGGTGGACAATTACAGCGCTGGAGAACAGGTGAGTTTAGAGCAGACCAACCAGAGAGTCCAACAGCATTTATTCCTGAAGATAATGAACCAGCTTTATTACCTTATGTAGCAAAAATGACTGATAATTTGTTAGAATTTGATGAAAAGGCAAAGGAGGTAGAAATTATTGATGAAAATGGAGATTTATTATTAGCAAAAGATATTGATAGACGCTTTTTTGAAGCAGCGTGGATGCATAAGCACAATGGAAAATATTATTTCTCTTATTCTACAGGAGATACACATTTTATATGTTATGCTATAGGAGATAATCCTTACGGACCATTTACCTATGCAGGTAAGGTTTTAGAACCAGTGGTTGGTTGGACCTCACATCACTCTATTTGTAATGTAGACGGTAAAGACTATTTATTCTATCATGATTCTAGTTTATCAAAAGGAGTAACACATTTACGCTCTGTAAAGGTTATCGAAATTAATTATAATTCAGACGGAACGATACAAACAATAGAACCTTATAGAGATTAG
- a CDS encoding MFS transporter, translated as MTTISHKLSVKEKVGYALGDLAANLVFQTLVTYLSYFYTDIYGLKPEDAALVTLTVGLIAAFGFNPMVGALADRTNTKMGKFRPWILWTAIPLGVTALLAFTTPDFEYQGKVIYAVITYTLLLLLYSANNLPYAALSGVITGDMKERNSLSAYRFVGVLGAQFFVQVFMYDLILKAGDGNKAAGMETVMTYLAIIGTIMLMITFFTTKERVIPKPEQKSSLKEDLSDLFKNKPWVIMLVLTTLIFVTLAMKGGSYVYYFENFVNEEKLRAFLDPYRSILPTFENETSFGLGVFNGIGILVGLIGIILSKRLADKFGKRNVFAISLFISTLFIIAFYFYQPESIELIFVTQILHMFFYGIGTPILWTMIADVADFSEWKTNRRATAIIFSAMMVGLKGGISIGSALVSSILGAYGYDSHLEIQSEAAINGTKLLISVYAAIPFLIGVGLLYFYEIDKKMELKIEKELNERRAI; from the coding sequence ATGACAACTATTTCACACAAATTATCTGTAAAAGAAAAAGTAGGTTATGCTCTTGGAGATTTAGCAGCCAATTTAGTTTTTCAAACTCTAGTAACTTATCTATCTTATTTTTATACAGATATTTATGGCTTAAAGCCAGAAGATGCCGCATTAGTAACCTTAACAGTTGGACTTATAGCTGCGTTTGGTTTTAACCCTATGGTGGGTGCTTTGGCAGATAGAACAAATACCAAAATGGGTAAATTTAGACCCTGGATTTTATGGACTGCAATACCTTTAGGAGTAACTGCATTATTAGCTTTTACAACACCAGATTTTGAGTATCAAGGAAAGGTTATTTATGCTGTAATTACCTATACTTTATTGTTATTGTTATACTCTGCAAATAATTTACCTTATGCTGCTTTAAGTGGTGTTATTACAGGAGATATGAAAGAGCGTAATAGCTTATCTGCATATCGATTTGTGGGTGTTTTAGGTGCACAGTTTTTTGTGCAAGTTTTTATGTATGATTTAATTCTAAAGGCAGGTGATGGTAACAAAGCAGCAGGTATGGAAACCGTAATGACCTATTTAGCCATTATAGGAACCATAATGTTAATGATTACCTTTTTTACCACAAAAGAAAGAGTAATACCTAAGCCAGAACAAAAATCTAGTTTAAAAGAAGATTTATCAGATTTGTTTAAAAATAAACCTTGGGTAATAATGTTAGTGCTTACAACACTAATATTTGTCACATTAGCAATGAAAGGTGGTTCTTATGTTTATTATTTCGAAAACTTTGTAAACGAAGAAAAGTTAAGAGCGTTTTTAGACCCATATAGATCGATATTACCCACATTTGAAAATGAAACCTCTTTTGGTTTAGGGGTGTTTAACGGAATTGGAATTCTAGTTGGTTTAATAGGTATCATTCTTTCTAAACGTTTGGCAGATAAATTCGGAAAACGAAATGTTTTTGCCATTTCGCTCTTTATTTCAACCTTATTTATTATTGCTTTTTATTTTTATCAACCAGAATCTATAGAGTTAATCTTTGTAACTCAGATTTTACACATGTTTTTTTACGGAATTGGGACTCCAATTCTTTGGACGATGATTGCCGATGTAGCAGATTTTTCTGAATGGAAAACAAACAGAAGAGCAACTGCCATTATATTTTCTGCAATGATGGTTGGTTTAAAAGGAGGTATTAGTATTGGTAGTGCTTTAGTTTCATCAATTTTAGGAGCTTATGGATATGATTCTCATTTAGAAATACAAAGTGAAGCAGCTATTAATGGTACAAAGTTATTAATTAGTGTGTATGCTGCAATTCCGTTTTTAATAGGAGTAGGGTTATTATATTTTTATGAAATAGATAAAAAAATGGAATTAAAAATAGAAAAAGAGTTAAACGAAAGAAGAGCAATTTAA
- a CDS encoding endo-1,4-beta-xylanase, with protein sequence MFNKINTTLLLLSICLLSCKEAKKETVKETPQNKTSLKDSFKEDFLLGTALNTGQIKEVNAVQTTLITREFNAITPENDLKWEQIHPKKDTYNFEVSDAYVAFGNKNNMHVVGHTLLWHSQLAPWVHEITNKDTLVNNITKHINTIAGRYKGKIDSWDVVNEALNEDGSPRESLFYKIFGDESYLELAFKLAEKAAPDAELVYNDYNLWKPAKREGVIRIVKNLQAKSIKVDGVGMQAHWSLEGPSLEDIENSIIAYSDLGVKVMFTELDITVLPNPWELDGAAVEQSYESYENDPKMNPYPNGLSEELELKITKRYEDIFNLFLKHKDKISRVTFWGVNDGQSWLNDWPIKGRTNYPLLFGRDDKPKEVYNNVIALKNKAN encoded by the coding sequence ATGTTTAATAAAATTAATACAACGTTACTCTTATTATCAATTTGCCTTTTAAGCTGTAAAGAAGCAAAAAAAGAAACTGTTAAAGAAACACCTCAAAACAAGACGTCTTTAAAAGATAGTTTTAAAGAAGATTTTTTACTAGGAACAGCACTTAATACAGGTCAAATTAAAGAAGTAAATGCAGTACAAACAACTTTAATAACAAGAGAGTTTAATGCCATTACTCCAGAGAACGATTTAAAATGGGAGCAAATTCACCCTAAAAAAGACACTTATAATTTTGAGGTATCAGATGCTTATGTTGCTTTTGGTAATAAAAATAACATGCATGTTGTGGGGCATACCTTGCTTTGGCACAGTCAACTTGCGCCTTGGGTTCATGAAATTACAAATAAAGACACTTTAGTAAATAATATTACAAAGCATATAAATACCATTGCAGGTAGATATAAAGGGAAAATTGATTCTTGGGATGTTGTAAATGAAGCTTTAAATGAAGATGGGTCTCCAAGAGAATCTCTATTTTATAAAATTTTTGGAGATGAAAGCTATTTAGAATTAGCTTTTAAACTTGCCGAAAAAGCAGCACCAGATGCAGAGCTAGTCTACAACGATTACAATCTTTGGAAACCAGCAAAAAGAGAAGGAGTTATTAGAATTGTAAAAAATCTACAAGCAAAAAGTATTAAAGTTGATGGTGTAGGTATGCAAGCACATTGGAGTCTAGAAGGTCCGTCTTTAGAAGACATTGAAAACAGTATAATTGCATATTCAGATTTAGGAGTAAAAGTAATGTTTACAGAGTTGGATATTACTGTGCTACCAAACCCCTGGGAATTGGATGGAGCAGCTGTAGAACAAAGCTATGAGAGTTATGAGAATGACCCTAAAATGAATCCTTATCCAAATGGATTATCTGAAGAATTAGAACTAAAAATAACAAAACGTTATGAAGATATATTTAATCTTTTCTTAAAACACAAAGATAAAATTAGCCGTGTTACTTTTTGGGGAGTTAACGATGGGCAATCTTGGTTAAATGATTGGCCAATTAAAGGGAGAACAAATTATCCATTACTTTTTGGACGAGATGATAAACCAAAAGAAGTATATAATAATGTAATTGCGCTTAAAAATAAGGCAAACTAA
- a CDS encoding aldose epimerase family protein encodes MNLITPENFRYTLNNKSIKLFTLKNKNGIVSQITNYGGRVVNLFVPDKNGVFKDVVLGYDSAKDYLEKPDHFFGAIIGRYGNRIANGKFSIDNNEFLLAKNESENQLHGGEKGFHAVVWQAKQLSDSTLELTYFSKHLDQGFPGNLEVKVVYTLTDKNELQIEYSAISDAKTVVNLTNHSYFNLSGDFNKSIENHLFQIKASHYLPVNDKMVPLGSLENVTNSPFDFRKLKTLKKVINKEHQQIVLGSGFDHNFVLDDVNAGFVAKVVDEKSGRSLEVYTTEPGVQFYSGNHLNNLEGKNDILYQKRAAFCLETQHFPNSPNQTSFPSTLLLPREKYFSRTIYKFSVYK; translated from the coding sequence ATGAATTTAATCACTCCTGAAAATTTTAGATATACTTTAAATAACAAATCAATTAAATTATTTACTCTAAAAAATAAGAACGGAATTGTTAGTCAGATTACCAATTATGGAGGTAGGGTTGTAAACCTTTTTGTTCCTGATAAAAATGGTGTTTTTAAAGATGTTGTTTTAGGCTACGATTCTGCAAAAGATTATTTAGAAAAGCCAGATCATTTTTTTGGAGCTATTATTGGTCGTTATGGAAATAGAATTGCAAATGGTAAATTTAGCATAGATAATAATGAGTTTTTATTGGCTAAAAACGAATCAGAAAACCAATTACATGGAGGTGAAAAAGGTTTTCATGCTGTTGTTTGGCAAGCAAAACAACTATCAGATTCTACTTTAGAATTAACTTATTTTTCAAAACATTTAGATCAGGGTTTTCCGGGTAATTTAGAAGTGAAAGTAGTGTATACGTTAACAGATAAAAATGAATTACAAATAGAATATTCTGCAATTTCAGATGCAAAAACGGTAGTAAACTTAACAAATCATTCTTACTTTAATTTATCGGGCGATTTTAATAAATCCATAGAGAATCATTTATTTCAAATAAAGGCAAGTCATTATTTACCTGTAAATGATAAAATGGTTCCTTTGGGTAGTTTAGAAAATGTTACGAATTCTCCTTTCGATTTTAGAAAACTAAAAACCTTAAAGAAAGTTATTAATAAAGAACATCAACAAATAGTATTAGGTAGTGGTTTTGATCATAATTTTGTTTTGGACGATGTGAATGCTGGTTTTGTTGCAAAAGTAGTTGATGAAAAATCTGGCAGAAGTTTAGAGGTTTATACTACCGAACCCGGAGTACAATTTTATTCAGGCAATCATCTAAATAACTTAGAAGGCAAAAACGATATTTTATATCAAAAAAGAGCAGCGTTTTGTTTAGAGACGCAACATTTTCCAAATAGTCCTAATCAAACCAGCTTTCCATCAACCTTATTACTACCAAGAGAAAAGTATTTTTCAAGAACTATTTATAAGTTTAGTGTTTATAAGTGA
- a CDS encoding endo-1,4-beta-xylanase: MKKSKFTCTLICVLMLAITSCNNDKTPKETSNNLPVSNKDIALKRAFEKQFLLGSAINDDIVSGKENILNQIVKKEFNTITPENCMKAEVVNPKPGVYDFKAADEFVAFGKENNMFIVGHTLIWHNQTPAWFFTNEKGGANTLEEQKERLRTHIKVVAGRYAGKVHAWDVVNEVIDNDGSYRSTTWVNSIGDGDEMVKLAFKYASEYAPDTELYYNDFNAWRPEKRDGIVRMVKMLKEAGIRIDGVGIQAHWGLNFPKNKYIQEAIDAYAALGIKVMITELDVDVLPVTKEGQIIGRSMMEPQFQLEEFEIFLDPYKDGLPKEVEQDLANRYKELFEIFVKNKDKIDRVTLWGVHDGMSWKNDYPIPNRTNYPLLYNRDMQPKLARKAILETIQ, from the coding sequence ATGAAAAAATCAAAATTCACATGTACGCTAATTTGTGTTTTAATGCTTGCAATTACAAGTTGTAATAATGATAAAACACCAAAAGAAACTAGTAATAATTTACCTGTGTCTAATAAAGATATTGCACTAAAACGCGCTTTTGAAAAACAGTTTTTATTAGGTAGTGCAATAAACGATGATATTGTTTCTGGAAAAGAGAATATTTTAAACCAAATTGTAAAAAAGGAGTTCAATACAATTACACCAGAAAACTGTATGAAAGCAGAGGTGGTAAATCCGAAGCCTGGAGTTTATGATTTTAAAGCTGCAGATGAATTTGTTGCTTTTGGGAAAGAAAATAACATGTTTATTGTTGGACATACTTTGATATGGCACAACCAAACACCAGCTTGGTTTTTTACCAATGAAAAAGGAGGAGCTAATACTCTAGAAGAACAAAAAGAACGATTGCGTACCCACATTAAAGTTGTTGCAGGTAGATATGCAGGTAAAGTACATGCTTGGGACGTGGTTAATGAGGTTATTGACAATGATGGTTCTTATAGATCTACAACATGGGTAAATAGCATTGGAGATGGAGATGAAATGGTTAAGTTGGCATTTAAATATGCTAGTGAATATGCTCCTGATACAGAATTGTATTATAATGATTTTAATGCTTGGCGACCAGAAAAAAGAGATGGTATAGTACGCATGGTAAAAATGCTTAAAGAAGCAGGTATTCGTATTGACGGTGTTGGTATTCAGGCACATTGGGGCCTTAATTTCCCTAAGAATAAGTACATTCAAGAAGCTATTGATGCCTATGCTGCATTAGGAATAAAAGTGATGATTACGGAATTAGATGTTGATGTATTACCAGTTACTAAAGAAGGTCAAATAATAGGGCGTAGTATGATGGAACCACAATTTCAATTAGAAGAGTTTGAAATATTTTTAGATCCCTATAAAGATGGTTTGCCTAAAGAAGTAGAACAGGATTTAGCGAATCGTTATAAAGAATTATTTGAAATTTTTGTAAAGAACAAAGATAAAATTGATAGAGTAACTTTATGGGGTGTTCATGATGGTATGTCTTGGAAAAATGATTATCCAATACCAAATAGAACGAATTACCCTCTTTTGTATAATAGAGATATGCAACCAAAATTGGCTAGAAAAGCTATTTTAGAAACGATACAATAA
- a CDS encoding SMP-30/gluconolactonase/LRE family protein — protein sequence MKVKEKLLKTFLGFKSIILVFVLCTSCNAQKKQSNQIIVNGAELVLISDDYEFTEGPAADKEGNVYFTDQPNDRILKWNAKTNLVSEYMKPSGRSNGLYFDNEGNLLSAADEKNELWRINSDKKETVLVRNFEGKKLNGPNDLWVDAKGGIYFTDPYYQRDWWSHKKPQQKENRVYYLAPNADKPIIVSNDNYVQPNGIIGSKDGRKLYVADQADNKTFVFDVQENGNLANKKLFKAKGSDGMTIDNKGNIYLTGADGVTVFNADGEKIEQIAVPKGWTGNVTFGGKDFKTLFITALNSVYTLQMNVKGVRYTN from the coding sequence ATGAAAGTAAAAGAAAAATTATTAAAAACCTTTTTAGGTTTTAAAAGCATCATTTTGGTTTTTGTATTATGTACTTCATGTAATGCTCAAAAAAAACAGAGTAATCAAATTATAGTCAATGGAGCAGAATTGGTCTTAATTTCAGATGATTACGAATTTACAGAAGGACCGGCAGCCGATAAAGAAGGTAATGTTTATTTTACCGATCAGCCAAATGATAGGATTTTAAAATGGAATGCAAAAACCAATTTAGTATCTGAATACATGAAACCTTCTGGTCGTTCAAACGGACTTTATTTTGATAATGAAGGAAATTTACTATCTGCAGCTGATGAAAAAAACGAATTGTGGCGTATCAATTCAGATAAAAAAGAAACGGTTCTAGTACGCAATTTTGAAGGCAAAAAATTAAATGGGCCAAACGATCTTTGGGTTGATGCTAAAGGAGGTATTTATTTTACAGATCCTTATTATCAACGTGATTGGTGGTCTCACAAAAAGCCACAGCAAAAAGAAAATAGAGTCTATTATTTAGCTCCCAATGCAGATAAACCAATTATTGTATCTAATGATAATTATGTGCAACCTAATGGTATTATTGGTTCTAAAGATGGTAGAAAATTGTATGTAGCAGACCAAGCAGACAATAAAACTTTTGTTTTTGATGTTCAAGAAAACGGAAATTTAGCTAATAAAAAACTATTCAAAGCTAAGGGTTCTGATGGAATGACTATAGATAATAAGGGAAATATTTATTTAACAGGAGCTGATGGTGTTACCGTTTTTAATGCTGATGGTGAAAAAATTGAACAAATTGCAGTTCCAAAAGGATGGACTGGCAATGTTACATTTGGAGGTAAAGACTTTAAAACACTTTTTATAACTGCTTTAAATTCTGTTTATACTTTACAAATGAATGTTAAAGGCGTTCGATATACTAATTAA
- a CDS encoding alkaline phosphatase encodes MIKNLMIISIAFFCAIGYSQTTQNAKYVFLFIGDGMGANQVYATEMFLNVKSNEIKADKLLMSSFPVNSNMTNYSASSYVTTSCAAATAMSTGFKTNNGIIGKSPDKKIAYENISQKAKKAGFKVGILSSVMIDHATPASFYAHQDSRNMYYEISMELPNYNIDYFGGGGFHHPKGKKGDQPDSFENAIKKGYTIADSHKEFNKLKNGDEKIIAINPEMYPSGEFYWAIDKKEGALSLADFTKKGIEVIDNDKGFFMMVEGGKIDWACHGNDGVSMVHEVIAFNDAIKEAYEFYKERPDETLIIVTADHETGALTTGINYATHPELLKYQIISVQEFKRKMTELKNTDPEVSFNTILDLVQADFGLGNNDIGLFLDDKELALLKSAYNKQFKGNKNVNADADYLSKTEVKSIGETAAYILNKKAGISWGSGDHSGTPIPVKVIGKGQDEFSEYFDNTDLPKKIEKLMGI; translated from the coding sequence ATGATAAAGAATCTAATGATAATTTCAATAGCCTTTTTTTGTGCTATTGGTTATAGCCAAACAACACAAAATGCAAAATATGTGTTTCTGTTTATTGGTGATGGTATGGGGGCAAATCAAGTTTATGCTACCGAAATGTTTTTAAATGTAAAATCTAATGAGATTAAAGCAGACAAACTATTAATGAGTAGTTTTCCGGTGAACTCGAATATGACTAACTATTCAGCTAGTTCTTATGTTACCACATCTTGTGCAGCAGCAACAGCAATGTCAACAGGGTTTAAAACGAATAATGGTATTATAGGAAAATCACCCGATAAAAAAATAGCTTATGAAAACATATCTCAAAAAGCAAAAAAAGCAGGTTTTAAAGTCGGAATCTTGTCTAGTGTAATGATAGATCACGCTACTCCAGCTTCCTTTTATGCACATCAAGATTCTCGTAATATGTATTACGAAATTAGTATGGAGTTACCCAATTATAATATCGATTATTTTGGAGGCGGAGGTTTTCATCATCCTAAAGGAAAAAAAGGAGATCAACCAGATTCATTTGAAAATGCTATTAAAAAGGGCTATACCATTGCAGATTCTCATAAGGAATTTAATAAACTAAAAAATGGTGATGAAAAAATAATTGCCATAAATCCTGAAATGTATCCTTCAGGAGAATTTTACTGGGCTATTGATAAAAAAGAAGGCGCGCTTTCTCTTGCCGATTTCACAAAAAAAGGAATTGAAGTAATTGACAATGATAAAGGTTTTTTTATGATGGTAGAAGGAGGTAAAATTGATTGGGCTTGTCATGGAAACGATGGTGTATCCATGGTTCATGAAGTAATCGCTTTTAATGATGCAATTAAAGAAGCCTATGAGTTTTATAAAGAACGACCAGATGAAACATTAATAATAGTTACTGCAGACCATGAAACAGGCGCTCTAACTACAGGGATAAATTATGCCACACATCCTGAATTGTTGAAATACCAAATAATTTCAGTTCAAGAGTTTAAAAGAAAAATGACTGAACTTAAAAATACGGATCCAGAAGTTTCTTTCAATACTATTTTAGATTTAGTACAGGCAGATTTTGGTTTAGGAAACAATGATATCGGTTTGTTTTTAGATGATAAAGAATTAGCCTTATTAAAATCAGCCTACAACAAACAGTTTAAAGGAAATAAGAACGTAAATGCGGATGCCGATTATTTAAGTAAAACCGAGGTAAAATCCATTGGAGAAACAGCAGCCTATATTTTAAATAAAAAGGCAGGAATAAGTTGGGGTTCTGGCGATCATTCTGGCACACCGATTCCTGTTAAAGTTATAGGTAAAGGTCAAGACGAGTTCTCTGAGTATTTCGATAATACAGATTTACCAAAAAAAATAGAGAAACTTATGGGGATATAG
- a CDS encoding ThuA domain-containing protein has product MKAFTMKYLLLTIFFFTMIKTNAQDQFRVLLFTQHDTWHYNTIPVAVEAFQEMAAENQFQFDWTQRPDDLIEKLPKYDVVIFMNANANFLTPKHMDALKAFMKRGGGFVGIHGTADGENDNAWFDGLVGAKFVDHPKLQAAIVNVKNNDFPATWHLPNKWLRSDEWYNFKNMNLEKLNILLTVDEASYDFTAGYDDIPLKGMGAEHPISWYQEYEGGRSFYTALGHKPESFKDKNFLNHIFGAIYWVQHK; this is encoded by the coding sequence ATGAAAGCTTTTACAATGAAGTATCTTTTATTAACTATATTTTTCTTTACAATGATTAAAACCAATGCGCAAGACCAGTTTCGTGTTTTATTGTTTACCCAACATGATACTTGGCACTACAATACCATTCCTGTTGCTGTTGAGGCTTTTCAAGAAATGGCAGCAGAAAATCAGTTTCAATTTGATTGGACACAAAGACCAGATGATCTTATAGAAAAATTACCAAAATATGATGTAGTCATATTTATGAACGCCAATGCCAATTTTTTAACACCAAAACATATGGATGCTTTAAAAGCATTTATGAAACGAGGCGGAGGCTTTGTTGGTATACACGGAACAGCAGATGGTGAAAATGATAATGCTTGGTTTGATGGTCTTGTTGGAGCAAAATTTGTAGATCATCCAAAATTACAAGCCGCAATTGTAAACGTCAAGAATAATGATTTTCCTGCAACATGGCATCTACCAAATAAATGGCTTCGTAGTGATGAATGGTATAACTTTAAAAACATGAATTTAGAAAAACTGAATATTCTATTAACTGTTGATGAGGCTTCTTATGATTTTACTGCGGGTTATGATGATATTCCGTTAAAAGGCATGGGAGCAGAACATCCTATTTCTTGGTACCAAGAATATGAAGGAGGAAGATCGTTTTACACAGCTTTAGGTCACAAACCAGAATCGTTTAAAGACAAAAACTTTTTGAATCACATTTTTGGTGCAATATATTGGGTGCAACATAAATAA